GCCCGCTAGGTTGCTTACCGTGTTCAGCTGCAAAAAGCTGCACCGGCTGCTGCCGCCGTTGTTGCGCCAGCGGCCATCCACGTTGCGCACTTGGTTGTAGCGCACGGTCAGGGCACCGGAGTTGCCGGCCCAGCGGTTGACCACAATGCCACTGGTGCCGCTAAACGAGTTGTGCTCTACCACCAGACTCTGCGACTGGTACGAGTCGAGGAAGTGGCCGGGTGGCTGGCCATCAACGGAAGGTGCTAGGCCGACCCCGCTGCACTCCCGAACCGTCAGGTTGGCACCAGTACCGGACTGAATGAGGTGGCCGGCTCCCGATAGCTTGCAGCCTAGCAACACCACCGGCGCGGTCGTATTGACCAAGATGCACGGCACCCGCGAGTCCAGGCTCTGGTAGTTGCCCGAGTAGGTGCCGCCCTGCGTGATAACGAGCGGCCCCGCGTAGTTAATGGCCTGCGCCGAGGCCCAAGCAGGTAGTATACTAGCCGCCGCCAGCAGCCAAGCTCTAAAACTGGTTGGTTTAACCATACTTAAAACAGATTACTAAAACTTAAAAGAGTATAAAATGAATGTAGGCTATCTAAGCAAAGATAAAAGCCGCGCGGCACTTATAAGCTATTGAGCCAGCGAAAGCTATAATTTTGTTTCGTAGTTAAAACTGTATACCCTAGTAATGATTTTATGGGAAAAGTGAAATTAATATGAATAACTGTTGAGCTTATTTATTACAGGCCGTGCCGCTGCCTACCCGTTTTTAGTTGGACTATGAACCCGGCTTAGAAGCACACCCTCAGCCAGCTAAGACCGGACTCCCGCTAGCCTACCGCGCCACGCCGCCCGAGTGGTCAATGCTAACCCGAGTCCTACCGAAAGTGCCGGTTGAGGCAGCTGGGGCACGCTTTGCCAGACGGCCGCTTCGAAAAGCCTTATATTAAGTTTGGGTTAAGAAAAGACGTTTGATGGAACGGGCCCGCTAAGCAAGAGCGGGTACTTCAGGAACCGGCCAGTAGCGCCAGGTACTGGTCCGCGACTTTAGCCAGCGGGAAGCGTTCGGCTACGATAGCTACGGCCCGCGCCGCCACTTGCTCGTACAGGACCGGGTCGGTGAGGAGGCGTTCTATAGCCCCGGCAATGTCGGCCACGCTGGTCACGTCCACCAGCAGGCCGCCGTCGGCCACCACCCAAGGCACGGCCCCGCTGGCCTGGCCGGCCACTACGGGCACGCCGTAGGCCATCGCCTCCACCAGCACCATCCCGAACGACTCTTCCAGCGAGGTGTGCAGTACGAGCGTGCTGGCCGCCAGGCGGGCTAGTACCTCGTGGTGGGGGGTAGGGCCCAGAAAAATTACATTCGGCACGTCGTTCTCCCGGCAAAACTCGGCCGCTTCTTCGCCTGGCGCGAAGGCCGTGCCCATTGCCCAGAGCCGCGCCGCCGGGTGCCGCCGCTGCACTTCCTTGAAGGCCAGCAGCGCATTTTTGCTGTTTTTGCGGTCGTCCCAACCATTTACCACCACGCTGAGGACGGGTGCGCTGAGCGGGGCCCGCTCCGAGCTGGCGCGCTCGGGCACTACCACGGGGTTAGGCACCACCAGTACCGGGTTGCGCGTCCAGGGCTGCACTGAGGCGGCCATGTAGGGCGAT
The genomic region above belongs to Hymenobacter psoromatis and contains:
- a CDS encoding glycosyltransferase family 4 protein, with product MYIAVLGPIATNDLLLPAEQDGRAYPAGRAGAPLVSNLIKEYIARGHRVLALTLDDQLGDDDAPFVHEGPGLTYVVVPSRSRTFRPNGRRLGRTADFFWLERRQLLAQLRRYQPEAVHAHWTYEFAVPALRYDRRALVTVHDNALVIYRYVRTLNRLFHLAMARYVFWKGRRFTAVSPYMAASVQPWTRNPVLVVPNPVVVPERASSERAPLSAPVLSVVVNGWDDRKNSKNALLAFKEVQRRHPAARLWAMGTAFAPGEEAAEFCRENDVPNVIFLGPTPHHEVLARLAASTLVLHTSLEESFGMVLVEAMAYGVPVVAGQASGAVPWVVADGGLLVDVTSVADIAGAIERLLTDPVLYEQVAARAVAIVAERFPLAKVADQYLALLAGS